Proteins from one Akkermansiaceae bacterium genomic window:
- a CDS encoding AI-2E family transporter, whose protein sequence is METPRPQSSSQGAINGLWTIGLCSFVIAALYFGREILTPIALAALLTFLLSPLVTRLQRWVGRICAVLLVVIMMLGLTIGSGWILTRQIVDLGTKLPDYKENIRMKIKAFQLPSGGAFSKLSEAFEDLKKDLPMGNGNIREKADEGIRKLEPQESGRAIPVEVVSTPDASPLELFKLIVAPVVGPLGTAALVLLLMVFMLLQREDLRNRIIRLIGQGRISATTSAMDDAAARVSRYLFMQLVVNVTYGMGVALGLWIIGVPNAILWGTFATVLRFIPYVGPWIAAAFPIILSIAVSPDWWMPAKAIALFVVLELVSNNVMEPWLYGSSTGVSSIALIVAAVFWTYLWGPVGLVMATPITVCIAVMGRHIPQLAFLNVILSDEDALTPAEDCYHRLLRSGGDDELELAESYLKTHTLTDFYDSMLIPALIAAGRDQGRGVLDRDQLNQVEHAIGELLEELDERLPGIAKVPESLPEHVSSLVGPCRIHCVPAKAERDRLSAEMLAQLLRIQKFEVTISPPQLTASEKLERIRQEDPDVICISVTEPTTPSQARYLCMKFRAALPKRKIAIGLWSMSTIPPETEKALREAGADLIMKGVADTHIAVMRLASAFSREMQPAPIPANDEARVQALELSGAMKTSDDFTVVTDKLTRIFETPIAILSLIDRDTQHFKAQSGLPDELKGGGGSPRETSICGHVVAADEFVIIEDLARDRRFAGNAFVKKNGFRFYAGAPVHSPDGHAIGSLCLIDTNPRDFTQRERKLLEEYAAEVSDDIRRATDAI, encoded by the coding sequence CTGCTGGTGGTGATCATGATGCTCGGCCTCACCATCGGTTCGGGCTGGATCCTCACCCGCCAGATCGTGGATCTGGGAACAAAGCTCCCGGACTACAAGGAGAACATCCGGATGAAGATCAAAGCGTTCCAGCTTCCCTCCGGCGGCGCGTTTTCCAAGCTCTCCGAGGCTTTCGAGGATCTCAAGAAAGACCTCCCGATGGGGAACGGGAACATCCGTGAAAAAGCGGACGAGGGGATCCGGAAACTGGAACCGCAGGAAAGCGGCAGGGCCATCCCGGTGGAGGTGGTCTCCACTCCTGACGCCTCTCCGCTGGAGCTTTTCAAGCTGATCGTCGCGCCGGTGGTGGGACCGCTGGGAACGGCGGCGCTGGTGCTCCTGCTGATGGTCTTCATGCTGTTGCAGCGGGAAGACCTGCGGAACCGGATCATCCGGCTCATAGGCCAAGGCAGGATCAGCGCGACGACCAGCGCGATGGACGACGCGGCGGCCCGTGTTTCCCGTTATCTTTTCATGCAGTTGGTCGTGAATGTGACCTATGGCATGGGGGTGGCGCTGGGGCTGTGGATCATCGGGGTGCCGAACGCCATCCTGTGGGGGACCTTCGCCACCGTGCTGCGCTTCATCCCCTATGTCGGACCGTGGATCGCAGCCGCGTTTCCCATCATCCTCTCCATCGCGGTCTCTCCGGACTGGTGGATGCCGGCGAAGGCCATCGCCCTGTTCGTCGTGCTGGAACTGGTCAGCAACAATGTGATGGAACCGTGGCTCTACGGCTCCAGCACCGGGGTGTCCTCCATCGCGCTCATCGTCGCCGCGGTCTTCTGGACCTACTTGTGGGGGCCGGTGGGTCTGGTGATGGCAACTCCCATCACCGTCTGCATCGCCGTCATGGGGAGGCACATCCCCCAGCTCGCCTTCCTGAACGTGATCCTCAGCGATGAGGATGCGCTGACACCGGCGGAGGATTGTTACCACCGGTTGCTGCGCTCCGGAGGAGACGATGAACTGGAGTTGGCCGAGTCCTACCTGAAGACCCACACGCTCACGGATTTCTACGACAGCATGCTGATCCCCGCGCTCATCGCGGCAGGCAGGGATCAGGGCCGCGGAGTTCTGGACCGGGACCAGCTCAACCAGGTGGAGCATGCCATCGGGGAGTTGCTGGAAGAACTGGACGAACGGCTGCCGGGAATCGCCAAAGTGCCCGAATCCCTGCCGGAGCATGTCAGTTCATTGGTCGGCCCCTGCCGGATCCACTGCGTGCCCGCAAAGGCGGAGCGTGACAGGCTCTCCGCGGAGATGCTCGCCCAGTTGCTGCGGATCCAGAAGTTCGAGGTGACGATCTCCCCTCCCCAGCTCACCGCATCCGAGAAACTGGAGCGGATCCGGCAGGAGGATCCGGATGTGATCTGCATCTCCGTGACCGAGCCGACCACCCCATCCCAGGCCCGCTATCTCTGCATGAAATTCCGCGCGGCCCTGCCGAAAAGGAAGATCGCCATCGGACTTTGGAGCATGTCCACCATTCCTCCGGAAACGGAAAAAGCGTTGCGGGAAGCGGGAGCGGACCTGATCATGAAAGGCGTGGCCGACACCCACATCGCCGTCATGCGGCTGGCCAGTGCGTTCTCCCGCGAGATGCAGCCCGCCCCCATCCCGGCCAACGACGAGGCACGGGTTCAGGCGTTGGAACTGAGCGGTGCCATGAAGACATCGGATGACTTCACGGTCGTGACGGACAAGCTCACCCGGATCTTCGAGACCCCCATCGCCATCCTCAGCCTGATCGACAGGGACACGCAGCATTTCAAGGCCCAGTCCGGCCTCCCGGACGAACTGAAGGGAGGCGGAGGCAGCCCGCGCGAAACCTCGATCTGCGGCCACGTGGTCGCGGCGGACGAGTTCGTCATCATCGAGGATCTCGCGCGCGACCGGCGATTCGCCGGAAACGCGTTCGTGAAGAAGAACGGCTTCCGCTTCTACGCGGGCGCGCCGGTCCACTCACCGGACGGCCATGCCATCGGCTCGCTCTGCCTCATCGACACGAACCCGCGGGATTTCACCCAGCGCGAGCGGAAGCTGCTGGAGGAATACGCCGCGGAGGTGTCAGATGACATCCGCCGGGCGACGGATGCCATCTGA